A region of Pyxidicoccus parkwaysis DNA encodes the following proteins:
- the rapZ gene encoding RNase adapter RapZ, whose product MTAPSKQIVVITGMSGSGKSTAIRALEDAGFFCIDNLPVLLLPKLTELAGGGHIERMALVVDVREGVFLKDAPRILAEVRRAGHQVEVLFLDSSDDSLIRRFSETRRRHPLAPNGSVADGIKAERQELRDLRELADQVIDSSALNVHDLKRMVQARFSPEPAAGPSLSIMSFGYRYGVPPQADLVLDVRFLPNPYFVPELKGLTGKVPKVAAYVLDREETQQFLDKVVDLCRFLFPRYQKEGKAYLTVALGCTGGKHRSVAIAAELTRRLQDANTRVQLWDRDIEKE is encoded by the coding sequence GTGACCGCCCCCTCTAAGCAGATTGTCGTCATCACCGGCATGTCGGGTTCCGGCAAGTCCACGGCCATCCGGGCGCTGGAGGATGCGGGCTTCTTCTGCATCGACAACCTGCCGGTGCTGCTGTTGCCCAAGCTCACGGAGCTGGCCGGAGGCGGCCACATCGAGCGCATGGCCCTGGTGGTGGACGTGCGCGAGGGTGTCTTCCTCAAGGACGCCCCGCGAATCCTCGCCGAGGTCCGCCGCGCCGGGCACCAGGTGGAGGTGCTCTTCCTGGACTCCAGCGATGACAGCCTCATCCGCCGCTTCAGCGAGACGCGCCGCCGCCACCCGCTCGCCCCCAACGGCTCCGTCGCCGACGGCATCAAGGCCGAGCGCCAGGAGCTGCGTGACTTGCGCGAGCTGGCGGACCAGGTCATCGACTCGTCCGCGCTGAACGTCCACGACTTGAAGCGCATGGTGCAGGCGCGCTTCAGCCCGGAGCCGGCGGCCGGGCCCAGCCTGTCCATCATGTCCTTCGGCTACCGGTACGGCGTGCCGCCGCAGGCGGACCTCGTGCTGGACGTGCGCTTCTTGCCCAACCCGTACTTCGTCCCCGAGCTGAAGGGGCTGACGGGCAAGGTGCCCAAGGTGGCCGCCTACGTCCTGGACCGCGAGGAGACGCAGCAGTTCCTCGACAAGGTGGTGGACCTCTGCCGCTTCCTCTTCCCCCGCTACCAGAAGGAGGGGAAGGCCTACCTCACCGTGGCGCTGGGGTGCACCGGTGGCAAACACCGCTCGGTGGCAATCGCAGCTGAGTTGACGCGGCGCCTCCAGGACGCCAACACCCGCGTCCAGCTCTGGGACCGCGACATCGAGAAGGAATGA
- a CDS encoding histidine triad nucleotide-binding protein, which produces MSDCLFCKIRDGHIPARVVYRDEVCLAFEDINPQAPTHVLFIPLKHIPTVNDIALEDRELVGHLYTAAARLARERGHADNGYRLVMNTQRDAGQTVFHIHLHMLAGRPLMWPPG; this is translated from the coding sequence ATGTCCGACTGCCTCTTCTGCAAAATCCGCGACGGCCACATCCCCGCCCGGGTGGTGTACCGCGACGAGGTGTGCCTGGCCTTCGAGGACATCAATCCCCAGGCACCCACGCACGTGCTGTTCATCCCCCTGAAGCACATCCCCACGGTGAACGACATCGCCCTGGAGGACCGCGAATTGGTGGGCCACCTCTACACCGCCGCCGCCAGGCTGGCCCGCGAGCGCGGCCACGCCGACAACGGCTACCGGCTGGTGATGAACACCCAGCGCGACGCGGGACAGACGGTGTTCCACATCCACCTGCACATGCTGGCGGGCCGGCCCCTCATGTGGCCGCCGGGCTGA
- the hprK gene encoding HPr(Ser) kinase/phosphatase: MKSIRISQLLEDRDYDLRLTLVAGGGGLSRTVDSSRIQKPGLALAGFTEHLHPRRVQVFGNTEISYLRTLPEDKQHESLAKLFGEEDLACVVVTKELEIPAALVAACEKAGLALMKTPLLSSEFIMRVQTFLDEALTESSSLHGVLMDVFGVGILLLGKSGIGKSEIALDLVMRAHRLVADDIVDVTRRKGAVYGAGNPVIKHHMEIRGLGIINIKDLFGVAAVREQKKIELVIELQEWDPHQEYDRLGVDDKHLQIVGVDIPLSVVPVRPGRNMATIIEVAARNQLLKLQGHHSAREFAERLNRAIAEGAMRRTLGEEVE; the protein is encoded by the coding sequence ATGAAATCCATCCGCATTTCCCAGCTCCTGGAAGACCGCGACTACGACCTGCGGCTGACGCTGGTCGCGGGCGGCGGTGGCCTGTCTCGCACCGTCGACTCGTCGCGCATCCAGAAGCCGGGCCTGGCCCTCGCGGGCTTCACCGAGCACCTCCACCCCCGCCGCGTGCAGGTGTTCGGCAACACGGAGATTTCCTACCTGCGCACGCTGCCGGAGGACAAGCAGCACGAGTCGCTCGCCAAGCTCTTCGGCGAGGAAGACCTGGCCTGCGTGGTGGTGACGAAGGAGCTGGAGATTCCCGCCGCGCTCGTCGCCGCGTGCGAGAAGGCCGGCCTCGCGCTGATGAAGACGCCGCTGCTCTCCAGCGAGTTCATCATGCGGGTGCAGACCTTCCTGGATGAGGCCCTCACCGAGTCCAGCAGCCTGCACGGCGTGCTCATGGACGTCTTCGGCGTGGGCATCCTCCTGCTCGGCAAGAGCGGCATCGGCAAGAGCGAGATTGCCCTCGATTTGGTGATGCGCGCCCACCGGCTGGTGGCGGACGACATCGTGGACGTCACCCGCCGCAAGGGCGCCGTCTACGGGGCCGGCAATCCCGTCATCAAGCACCACATGGAGATTCGCGGCCTCGGCATCATCAACATCAAGGACCTGTTCGGGGTTGCCGCGGTCCGTGAGCAGAAGAAGATTGAACTCGTCATCGAGTTGCAGGAGTGGGACCCGCATCAGGAGTACGACCGTTTGGGAGTGGACGACAAGCACCTGCAAATCGTGGGCGTCGACATCCCCCTGTCGGTGGTGCCGGTCCGTCCGGGCCGCAACATGGCAACCATCATCGAAGTGGCCGCGCGCAACCAATTGTTGAAGCTGCAGGGCCACCACTCCGCGCGGGAGTTCGCCGAGCGGCTCAACCGGGCCATCGCTGAAGGGGCGATGCGCCGCACCCTGGGAGAAGAGGTCGAGTGA
- a CDS encoding serine/threonine-protein kinase, whose amino-acid sequence MVDRDDTGAESESGPELSTKVTSDDGASPPRSVAPASRPNTGRDAAPVPAKSARSLGGRVGRFIPLKVLGQGGMGVVYAAYDPDLDRKVALKLLRVTSADTDLEAGRTRLLREAQAMARVSHPNVIPVFDVGEWEEQVFVTMELVEGGTLRDWQQAKPRSWRETLETYLSAGRGLEAAHAVGLVHRDFKPTNVLVGRDGRVFVTDFGLARPVGNSGREDGPPELPSPVSEGSGKLFEPLTQAGVVLGTPPFMSPEQFRGDAVDARSDQFSFCAALYRALYGTRPFDPDVLSRAAKSKARRLASGAKGEAASPALPPDLIQEPPRDAKVPAWVRRAVMRGLSLEAEGRFASMGDLLEALSQEKHFARRRRLGGGAVAAVALVAAVGGGAWWQSRVCAGAEGLLADAWNPEARQRMTTAFGATGSPVAADMAARVSGVLDAYASAWAKQHTEACEATRVRAQQTEALLSQRVVCLERRHKDLRALVGALASVEKSGVEKALDAAYALPSPQDCADVEALSEQQPRPADPMKRAELEALEGRLSEVKALLDTSRQPQALEKARVLEPLVVATGYLPLMAELRFHLGWLQALQGQKEQGAGVLEQAVFDAEAGRADRLEVAVLNKLLFVEGERGRFDFATRWARLGKATLQRLGGDAVLESDLLVNGANLSLMQEKPEEARTQLQEANALLAKTLEPGHPKRARVAFTLGRTLLESGAYAEAAKVLEEALHQTEAAVGPRHLDVARRHQALSMALREQGDFTGALEHARASVAIHRELLGNDHLKVAEALDEEGMGLLGLKRYEEALKVYEEALKVKRQHLEPGDEELHYSYDGVGQALLGLGRTRDAVEPLRQAVTFASAQEDSLGESGFALAQALYKEGQSDEARTEATRAGDHFKASGREVRAQAVQTWLESLPPEGKAKPSKVAKKPAHAERKRRK is encoded by the coding sequence ATGGTCGACCGAGATGACACGGGTGCCGAGTCAGAGAGCGGACCGGAGCTGTCGACGAAGGTGACGTCGGACGACGGGGCCTCACCGCCTCGGAGCGTGGCTCCGGCGTCGAGGCCGAACACGGGGCGGGACGCCGCGCCGGTGCCCGCGAAGTCCGCGCGCTCACTGGGTGGACGGGTGGGGCGCTTCATTCCGCTGAAGGTGCTGGGGCAGGGCGGCATGGGCGTGGTGTATGCGGCCTATGACCCGGACCTGGACCGGAAGGTGGCGCTCAAGCTGCTGCGTGTGACGAGCGCGGACACGGACCTGGAGGCGGGCCGTACACGCCTGTTGCGCGAGGCACAGGCCATGGCGCGCGTCTCCCATCCCAACGTCATCCCCGTCTTCGACGTGGGCGAGTGGGAGGAGCAGGTCTTCGTCACCATGGAGCTGGTGGAGGGCGGCACGCTGCGAGACTGGCAGCAGGCGAAGCCGCGCTCGTGGCGGGAGACGTTGGAGACCTACCTGTCCGCGGGCCGGGGCCTGGAGGCGGCGCACGCGGTGGGGCTGGTGCACCGCGACTTCAAGCCCACCAACGTGCTGGTGGGGAGGGACGGCCGCGTCTTCGTCACCGACTTCGGCCTGGCACGGCCGGTGGGCAACTCCGGGCGCGAGGACGGTCCGCCGGAGTTGCCGTCGCCAGTGTCCGAGGGCTCGGGGAAGCTGTTCGAGCCGCTCACGCAGGCGGGCGTGGTGCTGGGCACGCCGCCCTTCATGTCGCCGGAGCAGTTCCGGGGCGACGCGGTGGACGCACGCAGCGACCAGTTCAGCTTCTGCGCGGCGCTGTACCGGGCGCTGTACGGGACGCGGCCGTTCGACCCGGATGTGCTGTCGCGGGCGGCGAAGTCGAAGGCACGTCGGCTCGCCTCGGGTGCGAAGGGTGAGGCGGCGAGCCCCGCGCTGCCACCGGACCTCATCCAGGAGCCGCCGCGAGACGCGAAGGTGCCCGCGTGGGTGCGGCGAGCGGTGATGCGCGGACTGTCGCTGGAGGCGGAGGGCCGCTTCGCCTCCATGGGCGATTTGCTGGAGGCCCTGTCGCAGGAGAAGCACTTCGCGCGGCGACGCCGGCTGGGAGGTGGCGCGGTGGCCGCCGTGGCCCTGGTGGCCGCCGTGGGAGGCGGGGCGTGGTGGCAGTCGAGGGTGTGCGCGGGAGCGGAGGGACTGCTCGCGGACGCGTGGAACCCCGAGGCCCGGCAGCGCATGACGACGGCCTTCGGAGCCACGGGCAGCCCCGTGGCGGCGGACATGGCGGCGCGCGTGAGCGGCGTGCTGGATGCGTACGCGAGCGCCTGGGCGAAGCAGCACACCGAGGCCTGCGAAGCCACCCGCGTGCGCGCGCAGCAGACGGAGGCATTGTTGTCCCAGCGGGTGGTGTGCCTGGAGCGAAGGCACAAGGATTTGCGAGCGCTGGTGGGCGCGCTGGCGAGCGTGGAGAAGTCCGGCGTGGAGAAGGCGCTGGATGCGGCGTACGCGCTTCCGTCACCTCAGGACTGCGCGGACGTGGAGGCCCTGTCCGAGCAGCAGCCGCGCCCGGCGGACCCGATGAAGCGCGCGGAATTGGAGGCGCTGGAGGGGCGGCTGTCGGAGGTGAAGGCGCTGCTGGACACGAGCCGTCAGCCGCAGGCGCTGGAGAAGGCGCGAGTATTGGAGCCGCTGGTGGTGGCCACGGGCTACCTGCCGCTGATGGCGGAATTGCGCTTCCATCTCGGGTGGCTCCAGGCGTTGCAGGGGCAGAAGGAGCAGGGTGCGGGAGTGTTGGAGCAGGCGGTGTTCGACGCGGAGGCGGGGCGCGCGGACCGGCTGGAGGTCGCCGTGCTCAACAAGCTGCTCTTCGTGGAGGGAGAGCGGGGGCGCTTTGACTTCGCCACGCGATGGGCACGGCTGGGGAAGGCGACGCTCCAGCGGCTCGGGGGCGACGCGGTGCTGGAGAGTGACCTGCTGGTGAATGGAGCCAACCTCTCGCTGATGCAGGAGAAGCCGGAGGAGGCGCGGACGCAGTTGCAGGAGGCGAACGCGCTGCTGGCGAAGACGCTGGAGCCGGGGCACCCGAAGCGGGCGCGCGTTGCCTTCACGCTGGGCCGGACGCTGCTGGAGTCGGGCGCGTACGCGGAGGCGGCGAAGGTGCTGGAGGAGGCGCTGCACCAGACGGAAGCGGCGGTGGGGCCGAGGCACCTGGACGTGGCGCGACGGCATCAAGCGCTGTCCATGGCATTGCGAGAGCAGGGTGACTTCACCGGAGCGCTGGAGCATGCGCGGGCGTCAGTGGCCATCCATCGCGAGCTGCTCGGCAACGACCACCTGAAGGTGGCGGAGGCGTTGGACGAGGAGGGAATGGGCCTGCTCGGGCTGAAGCGGTACGAGGAGGCACTGAAGGTCTACGAGGAGGCGCTGAAGGTGAAGCGCCAGCACCTGGAGCCCGGGGATGAGGAGCTGCACTACTCCTACGACGGAGTGGGGCAGGCGCTGCTGGGGCTGGGACGCACGCGCGATGCGGTGGAGCCGCTGCGTCAGGCTGTGACTTTCGCGAGCGCGCAGGAGGATTCGCTGGGAGAGTCCGGCTTCGCGCTGGCGCAGGCGTTGTACAAGGAAGGCCAGTCCGACGAGGCGCGGACGGAGGCGACGCGGGCCGGAGACCATTTCAAGGCGTCCGGTCGGGAAGTGCGAGCGCAGGCCGTCCAGACGTGGCTGGAATCCCTGCCGCCGGAGGGGAAGGCGAAGCCCTCCAAGGTGGCGAAGAAACCCGCGCACGCGGAGCGGAAGCGGCGCAAGTAG
- a CDS encoding FG-GAP-like repeat-containing protein: protein MRSSGVVLGGLLLAACGGAPETSPTSPEPGSLSTGVTYEEFKAATYQEPDTGIYIVDGDVPIVDEAALREFYDENVRPGALIIKTRNGADAAWNGTQALNLTYCVSTSAFGTNYNKVVEAMNRAAVAWENVAHVSFVHDSGQDSNCTSLNNVVLFDVRPGPSNAPYGARAFFPGDARSAREVLIRPDQLPLTMPTLSAMLTHELGHVLGFRHEHIRVAQTATDCIESTTDFRELTPYDSGSVMHYNICAGSTNPYAYRITGWDAHGAALKYGRGPQTVAGDFDGNGYEDLLIYRPGSNQAWVAYSDGAGGWQRTTSIFGSGFDFWSSADRVVVLDFNNDHIDDVFIYRPGGGPAYAVQGKADRTFFTTVATSNFAGFDFGEAQDRALAFDYDADGYDDLFFYRPGNRVAWVARSNGNGTFTNTFASFAGIGTFDLSDVRDQAVVLDFDNDHRDDLFFYRPGGGLANLVRSGPGNTFTSVMSTNVLGSVDFSDVRTRVLALEQDGDNLDDLFLYVPGTGEASIVKSNGTTGFTPAYYNGNGIGGYDLKDFRDRALVLDYDGDLKDDLFLYRPGSQAAYVLKSSGNGSFNAVYGALGFAAPYPFDFTKHQDQAVKFDYNNDGRDDFYLFRNDTQRVVASMSNGQFASFYPDPALNPY, encoded by the coding sequence ATGCGGTCATCTGGAGTTGTGCTCGGCGGGCTTCTGCTCGCCGCGTGTGGTGGTGCGCCCGAGACGTCCCCGACCAGCCCGGAGCCGGGCTCTCTTTCGACGGGCGTGACGTACGAGGAGTTCAAGGCGGCGACGTACCAGGAGCCGGACACCGGCATCTACATCGTCGACGGCGACGTGCCCATTGTGGACGAGGCGGCGCTGCGCGAGTTCTACGACGAGAACGTCCGTCCGGGTGCGCTCATCATCAAGACGCGCAACGGCGCGGACGCGGCCTGGAACGGCACCCAGGCGCTCAACCTCACCTACTGCGTGAGCACGTCGGCCTTCGGCACCAACTACAACAAGGTGGTCGAGGCCATGAACCGCGCCGCGGTGGCCTGGGAGAACGTGGCCCACGTCTCCTTCGTCCACGACTCGGGCCAGGACTCCAACTGCACGTCCCTCAACAACGTCGTCCTGTTCGACGTCCGGCCCGGCCCCTCGAATGCGCCCTACGGAGCGCGCGCCTTCTTCCCCGGGGATGCGCGCTCGGCGCGGGAAGTGCTCATCAGGCCCGACCAGCTCCCCCTCACCATGCCGACGCTCTCGGCGATGCTGACCCATGAGTTGGGCCACGTGCTGGGCTTCCGGCACGAGCACATCCGCGTTGCCCAGACGGCCACCGACTGCATCGAGTCCACGACTGACTTTCGGGAGCTGACGCCCTACGACTCGGGCTCGGTGATGCACTACAACATCTGCGCGGGCAGTACGAATCCGTATGCGTACCGCATCACCGGCTGGGACGCGCACGGCGCCGCCTTGAAGTACGGGCGCGGCCCGCAGACGGTGGCCGGCGACTTCGACGGCAACGGCTACGAGGACCTGCTCATCTACCGGCCCGGCAGCAACCAGGCGTGGGTGGCGTATTCGGACGGTGCCGGCGGCTGGCAGCGCACCACGAGCATCTTCGGCTCGGGCTTCGACTTCTGGTCCTCGGCCGACCGCGTGGTGGTGCTGGACTTCAACAACGACCACATCGACGACGTCTTCATCTACCGCCCGGGTGGCGGCCCCGCCTACGCCGTGCAGGGCAAGGCGGACCGGACGTTCTTCACCACCGTCGCCACCTCCAACTTCGCGGGCTTCGACTTCGGCGAGGCGCAGGACCGCGCGCTGGCCTTCGACTACGACGCGGACGGCTATGACGACCTGTTCTTCTACCGTCCGGGCAACCGCGTGGCCTGGGTGGCGCGAAGCAATGGCAATGGCACGTTCACCAACACCTTCGCCAGCTTCGCGGGCATCGGCACCTTCGACCTCTCCGACGTGAGGGACCAGGCCGTGGTGCTGGACTTCGACAATGACCACCGCGACGACCTGTTCTTCTACCGGCCGGGCGGTGGCCTGGCCAACCTCGTGCGCAGCGGCCCTGGCAACACCTTCACCAGCGTCATGAGCACCAACGTCCTCGGGAGCGTGGACTTCAGCGACGTGCGGACCCGCGTCCTCGCGCTCGAGCAGGATGGCGACAACCTCGACGACCTCTTCCTGTACGTGCCCGGCACGGGCGAGGCCAGCATCGTCAAGAGCAACGGCACGACGGGCTTCACACCCGCGTACTACAACGGCAACGGCATCGGCGGTTATGACCTGAAGGACTTCCGTGACCGGGCGCTGGTGCTCGACTACGACGGCGACCTCAAGGACGACCTGTTCCTGTACCGCCCGGGCTCGCAGGCCGCCTACGTGCTGAAGAGCAGCGGCAACGGCAGCTTCAACGCCGTCTACGGAGCCCTGGGCTTCGCGGCGCCCTACCCGTTCGACTTCACCAAGCACCAGGACCAGGCCGTGAAGTTCGACTACAACAACGACGGGCGCGACGACTTCTACCTCTTCCGCAATGACACGCAGCGAGTCGTTGCGTCCATGTCCAACGGGCAGTTCGCGTCCTTCTACCCGGACCCCGCGCTCAACCCGTACTGA
- a CDS encoding YoaK family protein: MPFSPQSSPSNRRAYTLLSVLLAGVAGAVNATGFVALGMHTSHMSGNVATLGESLALGRWSAAGLAAQVLLSFLLGAVAATALLEASRHRARGRHAAPLLLEVSLLGGIGLWLSSVPGAHEPTLMWGLAFAMGLQNALVTRVSGAVVRTTHMTGVITDIGIQLVQMVTWVREGSRGQGARGFLRQLRALPTAIQFERTRLHLGLGAAFLFGCTSGPMLFLQYGPATLGLPCAVLLLLVVLDLSPAAQPRPAPHA, from the coding sequence ATGCCTTTCAGTCCCCAATCCTCCCCGAGCAACCGGCGCGCGTACACGCTGCTGTCGGTGTTGCTCGCGGGTGTGGCCGGCGCGGTGAATGCCACGGGCTTCGTGGCGCTCGGCATGCACACGTCGCACATGTCCGGGAACGTGGCCACGCTGGGCGAGTCGCTCGCCCTGGGCCGGTGGTCCGCGGCCGGGCTGGCGGCGCAGGTGCTGCTGTCCTTCCTGCTGGGGGCGGTGGCCGCGACGGCGCTGCTGGAGGCCTCGCGTCACCGCGCGCGCGGGCGGCACGCGGCGCCCCTGCTGCTGGAGGTGTCGCTGCTGGGCGGCATCGGCCTGTGGCTCTCGTCCGTGCCCGGCGCGCACGAGCCGACGCTCATGTGGGGCCTGGCCTTCGCCATGGGCCTGCAGAACGCGCTCGTCACCCGCGTGTCCGGCGCGGTGGTGCGCACCACGCACATGACGGGCGTCATCACCGACATCGGCATCCAGCTGGTGCAGATGGTGACGTGGGTGCGCGAGGGCTCGCGGGGCCAGGGCGCGCGGGGCTTCCTGCGGCAACTGCGCGCACTGCCCACCGCCATCCAGTTCGAGCGCACGCGGCTGCACCTGGGGCTGGGCGCCGCGTTCCTCTTCGGCTGCACCAGCGGCCCCATGCTCTTCCTCCAGTACGGCCCCGCCACGCTGGGGCTGCCGTGCGCGGTGCTGCTCCTGCTGGTGGTGCTGGACTTGAGCCCCGCGGCGCAGCCTCGCCCCGCGCCCCACGCCTGA
- a CDS encoding phytanoyl-CoA dioxygenase family protein, which produces MELSEAQVERFIEEGFIRVDGAFSSELAKEARDILWRDTGCAPDDPATWTRPVIRLGEYTQEPFRLAANTPRLHAAFDRLVGVGRWAPRFSLGTFPIRFPSTEAPGDDGWHVDASFPGKDPASFFDWRVNVASRGRALLMLFLFSDVGEDDAPTRIRVGSHRQVARLLEPEGEAGLSFMELAGKLSATDGCPLAFATGEAGTVYLCHPFLVHAAQPHRGTRPKFMAQPPLFPKQPFQLDREDGSPVERAILLALMR; this is translated from the coding sequence GTGGAGCTTTCAGAAGCGCAGGTCGAACGGTTCATCGAGGAAGGCTTCATCCGAGTCGACGGGGCCTTCTCGTCAGAGCTGGCGAAAGAGGCCCGTGACATTCTCTGGCGTGACACGGGTTGCGCGCCGGATGACCCCGCGACGTGGACCCGGCCCGTCATCCGGCTGGGTGAATACACGCAGGAGCCCTTCCGGCTCGCGGCGAACACGCCCCGGCTTCATGCCGCGTTCGACCGGCTCGTGGGCGTCGGGCGCTGGGCGCCCCGCTTCAGCCTCGGCACATTCCCAATCCGCTTCCCGAGCACCGAAGCGCCCGGAGATGACGGCTGGCACGTCGATGCGAGCTTCCCGGGGAAGGACCCCGCGTCATTCTTTGACTGGCGTGTGAATGTGGCCTCTCGAGGACGCGCGCTGTTGATGCTCTTCCTCTTCTCCGACGTGGGCGAGGATGATGCCCCCACGCGCATCCGCGTGGGCTCGCACCGTCAGGTAGCGCGGCTGTTGGAGCCGGAGGGTGAAGCAGGCCTGTCCTTCATGGAGCTGGCGGGGAAGCTGAGCGCAACGGACGGGTGTCCGCTCGCATTCGCTACAGGAGAGGCGGGCACCGTGTATCTCTGCCATCCCTTCCTGGTGCACGCCGCGCAGCCGCACCGAGGCACGCGGCCGAAGTTCATGGCGCAGCCGCCCCTGTTCCCCAAGCAGCCCTTCCAGCTCGACCGAGAGGATGGCTCACCCGTGGAGCGCGCCATCCTGCTCGCGCTGATGCGCTGA
- a CDS encoding ester cyclase, producing MISEQVRKARQKLVLDHFHNEVRQDWDAVLSTFPHPHYELVPTMTVHDGGSKVRDYYRETRVAFPDQHHEIIALRHSDDAVIVEFWLKGTHLGPLGGIPPTGSRFRVRMTAYFIFDAKETLVCERVYFDTLSMLKQLIGGLDMKSPKSWLLAARCLKGLLAMSGNEPAPALVHTTPPTFEN from the coding sequence GTGATTTCAGAGCAGGTTCGCAAGGCACGTCAGAAGCTGGTCCTGGACCACTTCCACAACGAGGTGCGGCAGGACTGGGACGCAGTCCTCTCGACGTTCCCGCATCCGCACTACGAGCTGGTCCCGACCATGACTGTCCACGACGGTGGCTCCAAGGTCCGCGACTACTACCGCGAGACGCGCGTCGCCTTCCCCGACCAGCACCACGAAATCATCGCGCTGCGACACAGCGACGACGCCGTCATCGTGGAGTTCTGGCTGAAGGGAACGCACCTCGGCCCGCTGGGTGGCATTCCTCCCACGGGCAGTAGGTTCCGGGTGCGTATGACTGCTTACTTCATCTTCGACGCGAAGGAGACGCTGGTCTGCGAGCGCGTCTACTTCGACACGCTCAGCATGCTCAAGCAGCTCATCGGCGGCCTCGACATGAAGAGCCCGAAGAGCTGGCTCCTCGCCGCCAGATGCCTCAAGGGCCTCCTGGCCATGTCCGGCAACGAGCCCGCCCCGGCCCTCGTCCACACCACTCCGCCCACGTTCGAGAACTGA
- a CDS encoding S41 family peptidase yields MSVLIPVLLLATVASAEPGAVQTALSPAQARDDLELSIAALEAALPDIHWHQSPAQWNQAKARARAELAGVDDVRSFYALLRRLVSHIGEGHLTLERSEALIQQERDSGRLFPLDLHFSDEGIFVIRGHGDAADIPLGTRLLSINDEGQEALLREAMTADGTDGNIPTEAMRSASGHGYALFRYRLRGPESAFQLRLRTAEGAEVSRTVEPVPYTARPAPIRDGAPSRPELQRLDGDIAYLSVPTFSNKRMRAAGIDYAATLHDIFEQLDRQRPKALILDLRENGGGSEGNETLLFSYLVATPLQRYAAVEARGPLISVSGPDGQRYETEVYDAEEMQTQRRGPRGLLLRRNHPPEGLMSHWSPVAPVYQGKLVVLAGGNTFSGAAELSSMLFHTRRAVFVGEEVGGGDAGNTSGYKWQLTLPGSGLRLGVPLLRFRFNWQPVRTGRGVFPHCPVPPRVQELGQTRDAAWRVALQLAAGNWSTPRGARCPPP; encoded by the coding sequence GTGTCAGTCCTCATCCCGGTGCTGCTGCTGGCGACAGTCGCCTCGGCTGAGCCTGGCGCCGTGCAGACCGCGCTGTCGCCCGCCCAGGCGCGTGATGACCTGGAGCTCTCCATCGCGGCGCTCGAAGCCGCACTGCCGGACATCCACTGGCACCAATCACCCGCACAATGGAACCAGGCCAAGGCGCGGGCCCGAGCGGAGCTTGCCGGGGTTGACGACGTCCGCTCGTTCTACGCACTGCTACGCCGACTGGTGAGCCACATCGGCGAAGGGCACCTGACGCTGGAGCGAAGCGAAGCGCTCATCCAGCAGGAGCGCGACTCGGGTCGGCTCTTCCCGCTCGACCTTCATTTCAGCGACGAGGGCATCTTCGTCATCCGCGGGCATGGCGATGCGGCCGACATCCCGCTCGGCACCCGCTTGCTGTCCATCAACGACGAGGGCCAGGAGGCGCTGCTTCGCGAGGCCATGACGGCGGATGGCACGGACGGGAACATCCCCACTGAAGCAATGCGGAGCGCAAGTGGCCACGGCTACGCCCTGTTCCGCTACCGGCTGCGCGGCCCCGAGAGCGCCTTTCAGCTGCGCTTGCGCACAGCGGAGGGAGCCGAGGTCAGCCGCACGGTCGAACCCGTGCCCTACACCGCGCGCCCCGCGCCAATCCGAGACGGCGCACCATCGAGGCCAGAGCTGCAACGGTTGGACGGTGACATCGCCTATCTCTCGGTGCCGACGTTCAGCAACAAGCGGATGCGCGCCGCTGGCATCGACTATGCCGCCACACTCCACGACATCTTCGAGCAGCTCGACCGTCAGCGGCCGAAGGCGCTGATTCTCGACCTGCGTGAGAATGGCGGCGGGTCGGAGGGTAACGAGACACTGCTCTTCTCGTACCTCGTGGCTACGCCACTCCAGCGTTATGCGGCGGTGGAGGCGCGTGGACCGCTCATCTCCGTGAGTGGGCCCGATGGCCAGCGCTATGAGACAGAGGTGTACGACGCAGAGGAGATGCAGACGCAGCGGCGCGGGCCGCGCGGACTCCTGCTGCGACGCAATCATCCGCCCGAAGGACTGATGTCTCATTGGTCGCCCGTTGCGCCGGTGTACCAGGGCAAGCTGGTCGTGCTCGCGGGTGGCAACACCTTCTCCGGAGCGGCCGAGCTCTCCTCCATGTTGTTTCACACGCGTCGCGCTGTCTTTGTCGGAGAAGAAGTCGGCGGCGGAGATGCCGGCAACACCAGCGGCTACAAATGGCAGCTCACCCTGCCAGGCTCGGGCCTGCGTCTGGGCGTGCCGCTGCTGCGCTTTCGCTTCAACTGGCAGCCGGTACGGACGGGGCGCGGTGTCTTCCCGCACTGCCCCGTGCCACCACGCGTGCAGGAGCTCGGTCAGACGCGCGATGCAGCGTGGCGGGTCGCGCTCCAGTTGGCTGCGGGGAACTGGTCCACTCCCCGAGGAGCCCGCTGCCCGCCGCCGTGA